A section of the Clostridium omnivorum genome encodes:
- a CDS encoding DUF1214 domain-containing protein, translated as MLLRAACALAFPGPINIPQEGVYWVTSVDGANRGLSGEHNYILRFPACGLPPNNAFWSLTMGNVKNRFVANSINRYSVSDRTGLVPNADSSIDIYIQNTTPAGCESNWLPRALW; from the coding sequence ATGTTACTGAGAGCCGCCTGTGCCCTGGCCTTTCCTGGCCCAATAAACATACCGCAAGAGGGAGTGTACTGGGTCACTTCCGTAGATGGAGCGAATCGTGGCCTCTCTGGAGAGCACAACTACATCTTGAGGTTTCCGGCATGTGGACTCCCACCGAATAATGCGTTCTGGTCACTGACTATGGGGAATGTGAAGAATCGCTTTGTGGCAAATTCAATTAATCGGTATAGCGTGTCTGATAGGACAGGACTCGTGCCAAACGCCGACAGCTCTATCGACATTTATATTCAGAATACCACTCCTGCAGGTTGTGAATCCAACTGGCTGCCCCGCGCCCTCTGGTAA
- a CDS encoding DUF1254 domain-containing protein produces the protein MKHLLIFGSTMIASWFIVTYFLPRMLLNVFKKAILVKGFGDGPIPLNTLYTQRQELFADPLASGSHLMTTGVNRDTLITISWLDLSKGPQILHVPEMDGRYYSVQFTDPSKNINFAYVGKRTTGTQAGDYLICVPSFKGDVPQGMSQISSPNNSVLVIGRVLVHSDSDLPAAYELSKQIQIFSST, from the coding sequence ATGAAGCATTTGTTGATTTTCGGTTCAACCATGATCGCTTCATGGTTCATTGTCACCTACTTTTTACCACGTATGCTTTTGAATGTATTCAAGAAAGCGATACTAGTAAAAGGCTTCGGCGATGGCCCAATTCCGCTCAACACACTCTATACGCAACGTCAAGAGCTATTTGCAGATCCGCTTGCATCAGGCTCACACCTAATGACTACTGGCGTGAACCGTGACACGCTCATCACTATCAGCTGGTTAGATCTCAGTAAAGGACCACAAATCTTGCATGTGCCTGAGATGGACGGTCGCTATTACAGCGTACAGTTCACTGACCCGTCAAAAAACATTAATTTCGCCTATGTTGGCAAACGTACCACGGGAACCCAGGCTGGAGACTACCTCATCTGCGTCCCTAGTTTTAAAGGGGACGTTCCACAGGGAATGTCACAGATTTCTTCCCCAAATAATTCGGTACTTGTTATTGGCCGCGTTTTGGTCCACAGCGACAGCGACCTCCCGGCTGCCTATGAACTCTCGAAGCAGATACAAATATTTTCATCGACTTAA
- a CDS encoding flavodoxin family protein → MYYSRTGNTKKIAEAIASAVNVKAEAIDNKTTLSEPVDLLFIGGGIYWWNMDKTAKRFIETLDSSIVKNAVVFGTMGGLDKAIKDMINLLKEREINTKTESFSSKGKAWVFINKNHPNINDIEAAKVFAKNIVKSLI, encoded by the coding sequence ATGTATTATTCAAGGACAGGTAACACTAAAAAAATTGCAGAAGCCATAGCATCTGCAGTTAACGTAAAAGCGGAGGCCATAGATAATAAAACCACATTGTCAGAACCAGTTGACCTTTTATTTATTGGCGGCGGAATATATTGGTGGAACATGGATAAAACAGCTAAAAGATTTATTGAAACATTAGACAGCTCAATTGTTAAGAATGCTGTGGTTTTCGGAACAATGGGAGGACTTGATAAAGCAATAAAAGATATGATAAATCTACTGAAAGAAAGAGAGATAAATACTAAAACTGAAAGTTTTTCATCCAAAGGGAAAGCATGGGTTTTTATTAACAAAAACCATCCCAACATAAATGATATTGAAGCAGCTAAAGTATTTGCAAAAAATATTGTAAAATCATTGATTTAA
- a CDS encoding nitroreductase family protein, with amino-acid sequence MNTLDSIIKRKSVRSFNNEQISEEQLEKLIQAANAAPISGGGRADSARHIAVVQNVEVLKDLSDVVAKLVPIPSPNPLYGTKTLIVFSAPSNQFKAEQLDVALSAQNVSIAATGMGLNSVIMTGPVYAFNASEELKSKLNIPEGYTPYISIAVGNTDDTSVKTREFDDTNVSYIL; translated from the coding sequence ATGAATACATTAGATTCAATTATCAAAAGAAAAAGCGTTCGTAGTTTTAATAATGAACAAATATCAGAGGAACAATTAGAAAAACTTATTCAGGCTGCAAATGCAGCACCTATAAGTGGTGGTGGACGTGCAGATTCAGCTAGACACATAGCAGTTGTTCAAAATGTTGAAGTTTTAAAAGATTTATCAGATGTAGTTGCAAAACTTGTACCTATACCTAGTCCAAATCCTTTATATGGTACTAAAACTTTAATTGTTTTTTCTGCTCCAAGCAATCAATTCAAAGCTGAACAATTAGATGTAGCTTTATCCGCACAAAATGTATCAATAGCAGCAACAGGTATGGGATTAAATTCTGTAATCATGACAGGTCCTGTATATGCATTTAATGCTAGTGAAGAGTTAAAAAGTAAGTTAAATATTCCTGAAGGTTATACACCTTATATTTCAATAGCAGTTGGAAATACTGACGACACATCTGTTAAAACTAGAGAATTTGATGATACAAATGTTAGTTATATATTATAA
- a CDS encoding winged helix-turn-helix transcriptional regulator, with product MKDSNKECNSKNGMECPVKKALDIIGGKWKPYIIRILMINEVVRYNELKRQVDGITDMMLSQSLKELEQDNIIKRTQYNVIPPRVEYSLTERGKELSSVMSELSKWGRNQE from the coding sequence ATGAAAGATTCAAACAAAGAATGTAATTCTAAAAATGGAATGGAGTGTCCTGTAAAAAAGGCCTTAGATATTATAGGTGGTAAATGGAAACCTTATATAATTAGAATATTAATGATAAATGAAGTTGTTAGGTATAATGAGTTAAAGCGTCAAGTTGATGGAATTACGGATATGATGCTTTCGCAATCATTAAAGGAATTAGAGCAAGATAATATAATAAAGCGTACACAATACAATGTAATTCCCCCAAGAGTTGAATATTCATTAACTGAGAGAGGGAAGGAACTTTCGTCAGTGATGTCTGAATTATCTAAATGGGGAAGAAATCAAGAGTAA
- a CDS encoding recombinase translates to MLPHAPQGEARNIIENSTWGIRRKFEQGKVVVNHKKFLGYDKDEEGNLLIDFKDFKYPVQGIKPSIKRE, encoded by the coding sequence ATGCTTCCGCATGCGCCGCAAGGCGAGGCAAGGAACATAATCGAAAACTCTACGTGGGGAATTAGAAGAAAGTTTGAACAAGGAAAAGTAGTAGTAAATCACAAGAAGTTTTTGGGTTATGATAAAGATGAAGAAGGAAATTTATTAATAGATTTTAAGGATTTCAAATACCCTGTTCAGGGGATAAAACCTTCAATTAAAAGGGAATAA
- a CDS encoding ABC transporter permease, translated as MNIELFLHAAIVAGTPLLLATLGEILCEKAGNLNLGVEGMMLMGAVMGFVTGYTTKSPALALIVAMIAGALGGLIFAILTVSLRANQVVTGLTLTIFGTGISSLLGQKVVGQSLPESIKMFFAPVKIPVLGHIPFIGPIIFNQDMFVYLSYIITIVIGIYLYKTSAGLNLKAVGENPAAADAVSINVNLYKYLNILLGGALAGLGGAYLSLVHVPTWQENITAGRGWIAVALVIFAAWNPYKAVLGSYLFGGLDIIGFRVKSTFISPYFLGMLPYLVTIIILIIISVKKSKKNSPPEALGVAYFREER; from the coding sequence ATGAATATAGAATTATTTCTTCATGCAGCTATAGTGGCAGGAACGCCTCTATTGCTTGCCACCTTAGGAGAGATATTATGTGAAAAGGCAGGGAACCTTAACCTAGGAGTTGAGGGTATGATGCTAATGGGAGCAGTTATGGGCTTTGTAACTGGCTATACTACAAAGAGTCCAGCCTTAGCTTTGATAGTTGCTATGATTGCAGGTGCTTTAGGTGGACTTATATTTGCTATATTAACGGTATCGCTTAGAGCAAACCAAGTAGTAACAGGCCTTACCCTTACTATTTTTGGAACTGGAATATCAAGTCTTTTGGGTCAAAAGGTAGTAGGACAGTCACTGCCTGAGAGTATAAAAATGTTTTTTGCTCCAGTTAAAATACCAGTTTTAGGACACATACCCTTTATAGGTCCTATAATTTTTAATCAAGACATGTTTGTTTACTTATCATATATAATAACAATTGTTATTGGAATATACCTCTATAAAACTAGTGCAGGATTAAATCTTAAAGCAGTTGGAGAAAATCCAGCGGCTGCTGATGCAGTGAGTATTAATGTAAACTTATATAAATATTTAAATATTCTTTTAGGGGGAGCTCTAGCAGGTCTTGGAGGAGCGTATCTATCATTAGTTCATGTTCCTACATGGCAGGAAAATATAACAGCAGGAAGAGGCTGGATTGCAGTTGCTCTAGTTATTTTTGCAGCTTGGAATCCTTATAAAGCAGTTCTAGGCTCATACTTATTTGGTGGCCTTGATATAATAGGCTTTAGAGTAAAGAGTACTTTTATATCTCCATATTTTTTAGGCATGCTTCCGTATCTAGTAACCATAATAATACTTATTATTATATCGGTCAAAAAGTCTAAGAAGAATTCTCCACCAGAGGCCTTGGGAGTAGCCTACTTTAGAGAAGAGAGATAA
- a CDS encoding ABC transporter permease, whose translation MIRLIKREEISKMNSIKVRVIAVILALVAAGIFLALMNFDPMKAFTGMLKGSFGSPYRIRQTIIRAIPLLITAVGISVAFKMQFWNIGGDGQIFMGAFGAALVALNLSSLPKPVLLLLMAISAMFFGALWGAIAGVIKVYFNTNETIITLMLNYIALKFITFLQYDFWRDKKAMNFPKIANFSKQAILPKLFNVHIGWIIALIIVIVFYIIMKRSKLGYEIAVLGESKNTARYAGININRTTLIAICLSGALCGLTGFIQASAVSQTLSVEVTGGVGYTAIIVAWLSNLNPIIILIVSVLFAGLVEGGSYIQTAFGIPNAAASVIQALILFFVLGSELFIRYKVSIRREQ comes from the coding sequence TTGATTAGACTTATAAAAAGAGAAGAGATAAGTAAAATGAACAGCATTAAAGTAAGAGTTATAGCTGTAATTCTTGCATTAGTTGCTGCAGGTATATTCCTGGCCTTAATGAACTTTGATCCTATGAAGGCTTTTACGGGAATGTTAAAGGGATCCTTTGGGTCCCCATATAGAATAAGACAAACTATTATAAGAGCAATACCTTTACTAATAACAGCAGTAGGTATATCTGTTGCATTTAAAATGCAGTTCTGGAATATAGGCGGTGATGGTCAAATTTTTATGGGAGCTTTTGGTGCAGCACTTGTGGCATTAAATCTTTCATCACTTCCTAAACCAGTATTACTGCTGCTTATGGCTATATCAGCGATGTTCTTTGGAGCACTATGGGGGGCTATAGCTGGTGTTATTAAAGTATACTTTAATACAAATGAAACTATAATTACACTTATGCTTAATTATATAGCTCTTAAATTTATTACCTTTTTGCAATACGACTTTTGGAGAGACAAGAAGGCTATGAACTTTCCTAAGATAGCTAATTTTTCAAAGCAAGCTATTCTTCCGAAATTATTTAATGTGCATATAGGTTGGATTATAGCTCTTATTATTGTAATTGTATTTTATATAATAATGAAGAGAAGTAAACTTGGTTATGAAATTGCTGTACTTGGAGAAAGTAAAAATACAGCAAGGTATGCCGGAATAAATATAAATAGGACAACCTTGATAGCTATATGCTTAAGTGGAGCGCTCTGTGGACTTACTGGCTTCATTCAAGCTTCAGCTGTATCACAAACCTTATCTGTTGAGGTAACTGGGGGAGTGGGGTATACAGCAATAATTGTAGCTTGGTTATCTAACCTTAATCCTATAATTATTTTAATAGTTTCTGTGCTTTTCGCTGGGCTTGTAGAAGGTGGTTCCTATATACAAACAGCCTTTGGAATACCTAACGCAGCAGCTTCAGTAATACAAGCATTAATATTATTCTTTGTACTTGGAAGCGAATTGTTTATAAGATATAAAGTTTCTATAAGGAGGGAGCAATAA
- a CDS encoding ABC transporter ATP-binding protein, whose protein sequence is MENKTPLMKLENINKVFGKVAASKDVNLSIHAGEIHALLGENGAGKSTLINIISGVYTPDSGIIKYEDREVKFTSPKDSIKYGIGTIYQHFKLVDAMTARENITLGQKNGFFKSGKKFEEDIKLICEKYGLELDLNKYVSDMSVGEKQNLEILKVLYRGAKVLILDEPTTVFTPQETKRLFKIMLKMKEQGCAVIFISHKMDEVMEICDKVTILRKGETVKTLNIKDTTQDELIELMVGRAVDLTIEKVESKIGKELLTVKNISVLNEDGSEAVKNVSFKIREGEILGVAGIAGSGQKELCEAIAGVSSVKAGEIVFLGENIEGKNPREIIKRGISMSFIPEDRLGMGLVGSMDMVDNLLLKSYHLQKGMIIDRKPLIEKAKELKKALEIKTPSITYPIKYLSGGNIQKILLGRELSLKPKLLVMAYPVRGLDINTCFTVYNLVNEAKKSGTAVLFIGEDLDVLMQLCDRIMVMCDGSISGTIGADKATREVLGRMMVGSKVQIEEE, encoded by the coding sequence ATGGAAAATAAAACTCCTTTAATGAAGTTGGAAAATATAAATAAAGTCTTTGGTAAGGTAGCAGCAAGCAAGGATGTAAACTTATCAATTCATGCTGGAGAAATTCATGCACTGCTTGGTGAAAATGGTGCAGGAAAGAGTACGCTTATTAACATTATATCTGGGGTTTATACACCTGATAGTGGAATTATAAAATATGAAGATAGAGAAGTTAAGTTTACTTCTCCAAAGGATTCAATTAAATATGGAATAGGAACTATATATCAGCATTTCAAATTAGTAGATGCTATGACAGCAAGAGAAAATATAACTCTTGGTCAAAAGAACGGTTTTTTTAAAAGTGGAAAAAAGTTTGAAGAAGATATCAAATTAATATGCGAAAAATATGGCCTAGAATTGGATTTAAATAAATATGTAAGTGATATGTCGGTAGGAGAAAAGCAAAACCTTGAGATATTAAAGGTATTATATAGAGGAGCAAAGGTTCTAATACTTGATGAACCTACTACTGTTTTTACTCCACAGGAAACTAAAAGACTCTTTAAGATAATGTTAAAAATGAAAGAACAGGGCTGTGCAGTAATATTTATTTCTCATAAGATGGACGAAGTTATGGAAATATGTGATAAAGTAACCATCTTAAGAAAAGGGGAAACTGTTAAAACTTTAAATATTAAAGACACAACGCAGGATGAACTTATAGAGCTTATGGTTGGAAGAGCAGTAGATTTGACTATAGAAAAAGTTGAATCAAAAATCGGAAAAGAGCTGCTTACTGTAAAGAATATAAGCGTTTTAAATGAAGATGGCTCTGAAGCAGTAAAAAATGTTTCCTTTAAGATTAGAGAAGGTGAAATCTTGGGGGTAGCAGGTATTGCAGGCTCAGGTCAAAAGGAATTATGCGAGGCAATTGCAGGGGTTTCTAGTGTAAAGGCTGGAGAAATAGTTTTTTTAGGGGAAAATATTGAAGGAAAAAATCCTAGAGAAATTATTAAAAGAGGAATAAGCATGAGTTTTATTCCTGAGGATAGATTAGGAATGGGATTAGTTGGATCTATGGATATGGTAGATAATCTGCTTTTAAAGTCCTATCATCTTCAAAAAGGCATGATTATAGATAGAAAGCCATTAATTGAAAAAGCTAAGGAACTGAAAAAAGCTCTTGAGATTAAAACACCTAGTATAACTTATCCTATTAAATATCTATCAGGTGGAAATATACAAAAAATACTACTTGGAAGAGAGCTTAGTCTTAAGCCAAAGCTTCTCGTTATGGCTTATCCTGTAAGAGGACTAGATATAAATACTTGTTTTACAGTTTATAATTTGGTTAATGAAGCTAAAAAAAGTGGTACAGCAGTGCTATTTATAGGTGAAGACTTAGATGTTCTAATGCAGCTTTGCGATAGAATCATGGTAATGTGCGATGGGAGCATTAGCGGAACTATAGGAGCAGACAAGGCTACAAGAGAAGTACTAGGTAGAATGATGGTTGGTTCAAAGGTACAGATAGAGGAGGAATAG
- a CDS encoding BMP family ABC transporter substrate-binding protein, protein MKKLFKLVVAATVTASLVLTGCTAKESASANASSGKQSKVKVGFLYVGPIGDGGFTYSHDQGRLYLEKELKVETIYKESVKEDKAEVEKVVEDMIEQGANVIVGTSFGFQEGLLSEAEKHKDVKFLHCSGYETSENMSQFFGKIHEMMYLNGIVAGLKTKTNTLGFVGAFPIPEVIRNIDAFTLGAKSVNPNVKVKVNWTNTWYDPAKEKDAALALIDGGADVIAQHQDTAGPQQAAESKGVFSIGYNTDMSKTAPKANMTSAVWNWGPYYVKQVKAIMDGSFKSEKYWGGVSDGIVDIAPLTSLAPADAKDKVEKAKEDIKSGKNKIFVGPIKDQKGTVKVESGKTMTDDEIWNINWFVEGVDGTIPAK, encoded by the coding sequence ATGAAAAAGTTATTTAAATTAGTTGTTGCAGCTACAGTTACAGCTTCTCTAGTATTAACAGGTTGTACTGCTAAAGAAAGTGCAAGCGCAAATGCAAGTAGTGGTAAGCAGTCAAAGGTTAAGGTTGGATTCTTATATGTAGGACCAATTGGTGATGGAGGATTTACATATTCTCATGATCAAGGAAGATTATATCTAGAAAAAGAACTTAAAGTTGAAACTATTTATAAGGAATCAGTAAAAGAAGATAAAGCAGAAGTAGAAAAAGTAGTTGAAGATATGATAGAGCAAGGAGCTAACGTAATTGTAGGTACAAGCTTTGGCTTCCAAGAAGGATTGTTATCAGAAGCTGAAAAGCATAAAGATGTTAAGTTCTTACACTGCTCAGGATATGAAACTTCAGAAAATATGAGTCAATTCTTTGGTAAGATTCATGAAATGATGTATCTAAATGGTATAGTTGCTGGACTTAAGACAAAGACAAATACTTTAGGATTTGTTGGTGCATTCCCAATACCAGAAGTAATAAGAAATATTGATGCATTTACACTAGGTGCAAAGTCAGTTAACCCAAATGTTAAAGTTAAAGTAAATTGGACAAACACTTGGTACGATCCAGCTAAGGAAAAGGATGCTGCATTAGCATTAATTGATGGTGGAGCTGATGTGATAGCTCAACACCAAGATACAGCAGGCCCACAACAAGCAGCTGAGTCTAAAGGAGTATTTTCTATAGGATATAATACTGATATGAGCAAAACTGCTCCAAAAGCAAATATGACTTCTGCAGTTTGGAACTGGGGTCCATATTATGTTAAGCAAGTTAAAGCAATTATGGATGGAAGCTTTAAGTCAGAAAAGTATTGGGGTGGAGTTTCAGATGGTATTGTAGATATTGCTCCACTAACTTCACTAGCTCCAGCTGATGCAAAGGATAAAGTTGAAAAGGCTAAAGAGGATATTAAATCAGGAAAGAACAAAATATTTGTAGGACCAATTAAGGACCAAAAAGGAACTGTTAAGGTTGAAAGCGGAAAGACAATGACAGATGATGAAATTTGGAATATAAACTGGTTTGTAGAGGGTGTAGACGGAACTATACCAGCTAAATAG
- a CDS encoding xanthine phosphoribosyltransferase, with the protein MKLLKEKILSEGRVKPHNILKVDSFLNHQIDVELMNEIGKEFKTRFNDKEVNKILTIEASGIAVASITAQYFDNSKVVFGKKTESLNLDDDIYKTEIHSFTKNKNYNVMVSKRFINNGDKVLILDDFLANGCAALGLIDIVKQAKAEVVGVGIVIEKGFQPGRAEIEKFGIKVESLAIIDKMDDNKVWFK; encoded by the coding sequence ATGAAACTTTTAAAGGAAAAGATTCTAAGCGAAGGAAGAGTAAAGCCTCATAATATATTAAAAGTTGATAGCTTTTTAAATCATCAAATAGATGTAGAGCTAATGAATGAAATTGGAAAAGAGTTTAAGACAAGATTTAATGATAAAGAAGTAAATAAGATATTGACCATTGAAGCCTCAGGTATAGCTGTTGCAAGTATAACAGCTCAATATTTTGATAATTCAAAAGTAGTATTTGGTAAGAAAACAGAGTCCTTAAACTTAGATGATGACATATATAAAACTGAAATTCATTCCTTTACTAAGAATAAAAATTATAATGTTATGGTTTCAAAGAGATTTATAAATAATGGGGATAAAGTTCTTATATTAGATGACTTTCTAGCTAATGGCTGTGCAGCATTAGGTCTAATAGATATTGTAAAGCAGGCGAAAGCAGAGGTAGTAGGAGTTGGAATTGTAATAGAAAAGGGCTTTCAACCTGGAAGAGCAGAAATAGAAAAGTTCGGTATAAAAGTAGAGTCACTAGCTATTATTGATAAAATGGATGACAATAAAGTTTGGTTTAAATAG
- the smpB gene encoding SsrA-binding protein SmpB: MAKENKNKTLADNRKAWHDYFIEETYEAGIELVGTEVKSIRAGRANLKDSYAEVRNGEVYVRNMHVSPYEKGNIFNKDPLRDRRLLLHREEIMKLTGYIAQKGYTLVPLSLYLKNGRVKVALGVAKGKKDYDKRDAMLEKAARRDMDREMKEKYR; this comes from the coding sequence ATGGCAAAGGAAAATAAGAATAAAACTCTTGCAGATAATAGAAAAGCATGGCATGACTACTTTATTGAAGAAACCTACGAGGCAGGAATTGAACTTGTAGGAACTGAAGTAAAATCTATTAGAGCTGGCAGGGCAAATCTAAAGGATAGCTATGCTGAAGTTAGAAATGGCGAAGTGTATGTTAGAAATATGCATGTTAGTCCATATGAAAAAGGTAATATATTCAACAAAGATCCACTTAGAGATAGAAGGCTTTTGCTTCACAGAGAAGAAATAATGAAACTTACTGGATATATAGCCCAAAAGGGATATACATTAGTGCCACTTTCCCTTTATTTAAAAAATGGAAGAGTAAAGGTTGCTTTGGGTGTAGCAAAAGGTAAAAAAGACTACGATAAGAGAGATGCAATGCTAGAAAAAGCTGCTAGACGAGATATGGACAGAGAAATGAAGGAAAAATATCGTTAA
- a CDS encoding MerR family transcriptional regulator → MENKRFYTAGQFAKKAGTTIRTIRFYDIKGLLKPSSISKTGYRLYTDEDFAKLQVILTLKYLGFSLEDIASMVLTQNKECDCLKNSLELQLEIVRNKMKHLKLIERSIIEAKRVIEEDETDWSKLVDIIHVTNMEKDLAAQYKDSRNLKVRINLHSKFSVNKYGWFNWLFDKINLSSNEKVLEIGCGEGQLWKNNEDKIPKESEVILTDISSGMINDARVNLKNLKDNFEFHIADCVKLPYENESFDKVIANHMIFYVKDKKKAFSEIRRVLKKDGLFYCSTYGLKHMKEIEKLTKSFNSKIALSEVHLEELFGLENGEEQLNYYFSDIKKYIYEDYLIIDEYKPLLDYILSCHGNQHEILKGRYDEFEKYVKARVEKTGKFKVSKYAGLFICRKL, encoded by the coding sequence ATGGAAAATAAAAGATTTTATACAGCAGGACAATTTGCTAAAAAAGCAGGCACAACTATTAGAACTATAAGATTTTATGATATTAAGGGTCTGCTAAAGCCCTCTAGTATAAGCAAGACTGGCTATAGATTATATACAGATGAGGATTTTGCAAAACTTCAAGTAATACTAACTTTAAAATATTTAGGGTTCTCTTTAGAAGATATAGCTTCTATGGTTTTAACACAGAATAAAGAATGTGATTGTTTAAAGAACTCTTTAGAACTTCAGCTCGAGATAGTTAGAAATAAAATGAAGCACCTGAAGCTCATAGAAAGGTCTATTATTGAAGCCAAAAGAGTCATTGAAGAAGATGAAACGGATTGGAGCAAGTTAGTTGATATAATCCATGTTACAAATATGGAAAAGGATCTAGCTGCTCAATATAAAGATTCCAGAAATTTAAAGGTAAGAATAAATCTTCACAGTAAGTTTAGTGTAAATAAATACGGGTGGTTTAACTGGTTATTTGACAAAATAAATCTTTCATCTAACGAGAAAGTACTTGAAATAGGCTGCGGTGAAGGTCAGCTGTGGAAAAATAATGAGGATAAAATCCCTAAAGAATCAGAAGTAATTTTAACTGATATTTCTTCTGGAATGATAAATGATGCAAGAGTAAATTTAAAAAATCTAAAGGATAATTTTGAATTTCATATTGCAGATTGTGTTAAATTACCTTATGAAAATGAGAGCTTTGATAAAGTAATTGCAAATCATATGATTTTTTATGTTAAAGATAAGAAAAAAGCATTTTCAGAAATAAGAAGAGTTTTGAAAAAAGATGGGCTTTTTTACTGCAGTACTTATGGATTAAAGCATATGAAAGAAATCGAAAAGCTAACAAAAAGCTTTAATAGCAAAATAGCTTTATCAGAAGTACATTTGGAAGAACTTTTTGGACTAGAAAATGGAGAAGAACAATTAAATTATTATTTTTCTGATATAAAAAAATACATTTATGAGGATTACTTGATTATTGATGAATATAAGCCCTTATTGGATTATATATTATCTTGCCATGGAAATCAGCATGAAATATTAAAAGGAAGATATGACGAATTTGAAAAGTATGTTAAAGCAAGGGTTGAAAAGACAGGTAAATTTAAAGTTTCTAAGTATGCAGGATTGTTTATCTGCAGAAAATTATAA
- the rfbB gene encoding dTDP-glucose 4,6-dehydratase — MKTYLVTGGAGFIGSNFIMYMLKKYQDIKIINFDKLTYAGNLENLKEIQQDERYIFIQGDTCDKKLVEDVFQKYEINFVVNFAAETHVDRSITCPEVFAETNVIGTLNLLNCAKESWQTRDGFKDGVKFLHVSTDEVYGSLGNSGYFIETTPLDPRSPYSASKASSDLMVKAFNDTYNMPINITRCSNNYGPYQFPEKLIPLLINNCIKHKSLPVYGDGLNIRDWLYVEDHCKAIDLVIKKGKAGEIYNIGGHNEKTNIDIVKTVIKYLNENFDSNINESLISYVKDRKGHDRRYAIDPAKIKKELGWYPETCFEDGIKKTIKWYLDNEQWIDTITAGEYKNYYEKMYENKIQNKSI, encoded by the coding sequence ATGAAAACTTATTTAGTTACTGGGGGAGCTGGATTTATCGGTTCTAACTTCATAATGTATATGCTAAAAAAATACCAGGATATTAAAATTATTAATTTTGACAAATTAACTTACGCAGGTAATTTAGAAAATCTAAAAGAAATACAACAGGACGAAAGATATATATTTATCCAAGGAGATACCTGTGATAAAAAATTAGTAGAAGATGTTTTTCAAAAATATGAAATAAATTTTGTAGTAAATTTTGCCGCTGAAACACATGTAGATAGAAGCATAACCTGTCCAGAAGTTTTTGCAGAAACTAATGTTATAGGCACATTAAATCTTTTAAATTGTGCAAAAGAATCTTGGCAAACGCGGGACGGCTTTAAAGATGGAGTTAAATTCTTACACGTATCAACTGATGAAGTATATGGCTCCTTAGGGAATAGCGGATACTTCATAGAGACTACTCCGTTAGATCCAAGAAGTCCTTATTCTGCAAGCAAAGCCAGCTCAGATTTAATGGTAAAGGCATTTAACGATACTTACAATATGCCAATAAATATAACAAGATGTTCTAATAACTATGGACCATATCAATTTCCAGAAAAATTAATACCACTTCTAATAAATAATTGCATTAAACATAAAAGCTTGCCTGTATATGGTGATGGACTAAATATAAGAGATTGGTTATATGTAGAAGATCATTGTAAAGCAATAGACCTAGTAATAAAGAAAGGAAAAGCAGGCGAGATTTATAACATAGGCGGACACAATGAAAAAACAAATATTGATATTGTAAAAACTGTTATAAAATATTTAAATGAGAACTTTGATTCTAATATAAATGAGAGCTTAATAAGCTATGTAAAAGATAGAAAAGGGCACGATAGAAGATATGCAATAGATCCTGCCAAGATTAAAAAAGAGCTAGGCTGGTATCCTGAAACCTGTTTTGAGGATGGCATTAAAAAGACTATTAAATGGTACTTAGACAATGAACAATGGATAGATACTATTACGGCTGGTGAATATAAAAATTATTACGAAAAAATGTATGAAAACAAAATACAAAACAAATCCATTTAG